In a single window of the Anaerotruncus rubiinfantis genome:
- a CDS encoding V-type ATP synthase subunit B, giving the protein MLQFVGLNEINGPLIALDHVAGVSFDEMVALKMESGEQRFGRVVQIEGDRAVIQVFEGTRGMSLTNVRTTLLGHPMEMPLSTEVLGRIFNGSGRPIDGLGEIFCEKSADINGKPMNPVTREYPRNYINTGISTIDALATLIRGQKLPIFSGSGMGHNKVAVQMVRQARLSGTDEQNFVIVFAAMGAKNDVADYFRRSFEEAGVMEKVVMFLNLSNDPIIERILTPRCALTVAEYLAFEHGMHVLVVMTDITAYCEALREFSSSKGEIPGRKGFPGYLYSDLASLYERAGIIEGSSGSVTQVPILTMPNDDITHPVPDLTGYITEGQIVLDRQLDQTGVYPPIAVLPSLSRLMKDGIGEGYTRADHSDCSNQLFAAYAKVQDARALASVIGEEELSEVDKKYMYFGRMFEQHFVNQGARENRSIEETLDLGWMLLSLLPREELDRVSEKVLAQYYRPEAALEKFGSAPSAS; this is encoded by the coding sequence ATGCTGCAATTTGTAGGACTCAATGAAATCAACGGCCCACTGATCGCGTTGGACCATGTGGCGGGTGTTTCGTTCGACGAAATGGTTGCGCTCAAGATGGAAAGCGGCGAACAGCGGTTCGGCCGTGTGGTGCAGATTGAGGGGGACCGCGCGGTGATCCAGGTGTTTGAAGGCACCCGCGGCATGTCGCTCACCAACGTGCGGACCACCCTGCTCGGGCACCCGATGGAGATGCCGCTTTCCACCGAGGTGCTCGGCCGTATTTTCAACGGTTCCGGACGCCCGATCGATGGGCTGGGGGAGATTTTCTGTGAAAAGAGCGCCGACATCAACGGCAAGCCGATGAACCCGGTCACCCGCGAATATCCCCGCAACTATATCAACACCGGCATCTCCACCATCGACGCGCTTGCGACTCTGATCCGCGGCCAGAAGCTGCCGATTTTTTCCGGCTCCGGCATGGGTCACAACAAGGTCGCGGTTCAGATGGTGCGTCAGGCGCGCCTTTCCGGCACCGATGAACAGAACTTTGTCATCGTTTTCGCCGCCATGGGAGCCAAGAACGACGTGGCCGACTACTTCCGCCGCTCGTTTGAAGAGGCCGGTGTCATGGAAAAGGTCGTCATGTTCCTGAACCTTTCGAACGACCCGATCATCGAACGCATCCTGACGCCGCGCTGTGCGCTGACCGTCGCGGAATACCTTGCGTTTGAGCACGGCATGCATGTGCTGGTTGTCATGACCGACATCACCGCCTACTGCGAGGCGCTGCGCGAGTTCTCTTCCTCCAAGGGCGAAATCCCGGGCAGGAAGGGCTTCCCCGGCTATCTTTATTCCGACCTGGCGTCCCTTTATGAGCGCGCCGGGATCATCGAGGGCAGTTCCGGTTCGGTCACCCAGGTACCAATCCTCACGATGCCCAATGACGACATCACCCACCCGGTTCCGGACCTCACCGGCTATATCACCGAAGGCCAGATCGTGCTCGACCGGCAGCTCGACCAGACCGGCGTCTATCCGCCGATCGCGGTTCTGCCTTCCCTTTCCCGCCTCATGAAGGACGGCATTGGCGAAGGCTATACCCGCGCCGACCATTCCGACTGCTCGAATCAGCTGTTCGCCGCCTACGCCAAGGTACAGGACGCGCGGGCGCTCGCATCGGTCATTGGTGAGGAGGAGCTGTCCGAGGTGGATAAAAAGTATATGTATTTCGGCAGGATGTTTGAGCAGCACTTTGTCAACCAGGGCGCGCGGGAAAATCGTTCGATCGAAGAGACGCTCGACCTTGGATGGATGCTGCTTTCGCTGCTGCCGCGTGAGGAGCTCGACCGCGTCAGTGAAAAAGTGCTCGCCCAGTACTACCGTCCCGAGGCCGCGCTTGAAAAGTTCGGCAGCGCGCCGTCGGCGTCGTAA
- a CDS encoding V-type ATP synthase subunit E — MTQQQTIETKLESFEQAILAKANAEREQILADTEQLKHNELEKEENRLLEELYHKIQKQISAIQTANIKEISRETLALKKQLYQRREQYLGEVLEAARKRLADFAASGSYDAFFEKRVKMLAQDFFYPGSEIRVRTADLRFSNLIKEIYGDCTITADDENITLGGPILYNLARGIEADLSLDAALAEQKDWFYSHSNFNFA; from the coding sequence ATGACACAGCAACAGACGATTGAAACCAAGCTGGAGTCGTTTGAACAGGCGATCCTGGCAAAAGCGAACGCCGAGCGCGAACAGATTTTAGCTGATACCGAACAGCTCAAACACAATGAGCTCGAAAAGGAGGAAAACCGCCTCCTCGAGGAGCTTTACCATAAAATCCAAAAACAGATTTCCGCAATCCAGACAGCAAATATCAAGGAAATTTCCCGGGAAACCCTCGCGCTCAAAAAGCAGCTTTATCAGCGGCGCGAACAGTACCTCGGCGAGGTGCTCGAAGCGGCCCGCAAAAGGCTTGCGGACTTCGCGGCAAGCGGCTCCTACGACGCGTTTTTTGAAAAACGGGTCAAAATGCTTGCCCAGGACTTTTTCTATCCGGGAAGCGAGATCCGGGTCCGTACGGCGGACCTGCGGTTTTCCAATCTGATCAAGGAGATTTACGGCGATTGCACCATCACGGCGGACGACGAGAATATCACGCTCGGCGGTCCGATCCTGTATAACCTTGCGCGTGGGATCGAGGCGGATTTGAGCCTCGACGCGGCGCTTGCCGAACAGAAGGATTGGTTCTACAGCCATTCCAACTTTAATTTTGCGTGA
- a CDS encoding V-type ATP synthase subunit D: MANELNVTPTKGSLMALQKSLSLSTLGFDLLDRKRNILIREMMLLIDKAKTLRGEISSTYAQAYEALQDANITLGVVRETALAVPIDDGLSITYRSVMGVEIPNVHLAERKIEMCYGIDQTNSRFDYAVVCFEKVKQITALLAEVENSVYRLANAIRKTQRRANALENIVIPRYQETIKFITDALEEKDREEFSRLKVIKAVKLKKNKAPA, from the coding sequence ATGGCAAATGAACTGAATGTGACCCCAACCAAGGGCAGCCTGATGGCGCTGCAGAAATCCCTGTCGCTTTCGACGCTGGGGTTCGACCTGCTCGACCGCAAGCGCAATATCCTCATCCGGGAAATGATGCTGCTCATCGACAAGGCAAAGACCCTGCGCGGCGAGATCAGCAGTACCTATGCCCAGGCTTATGAGGCGCTGCAGGATGCGAATATCACCCTCGGTGTGGTCCGGGAGACCGCGCTGGCGGTTCCGATTGACGATGGGTTGTCCATCACCTACCGCAGTGTGATGGGGGTGGAAATCCCCAATGTGCATCTGGCCGAGCGGAAGATCGAGATGTGCTATGGCATCGACCAGACCAATTCCCGCTTTGACTACGCGGTCGTCTGCTTTGAAAAGGTAAAACAGATCACCGCCCTGCTGGCCGAGGTGGAGAACAGCGTTTACCGCCTGGCAAATGCAATCCGCAAAACCCAGCGGCGCGCCAACGCGCTGGAGAATATCGTGATCCCGCGCTATCAGGAGACGATCAAATTTATCACCGACGCGCTGGAGGAAAAAGACCGCGAGGAATTTTCCCGGCTGAAGGTCATCAAAGCGGTAAAACTGAAAAAGAACAAAGCGCCTGCATGA
- a CDS encoding alpha/beta hydrolase produces MKRTHIEIAGIPAVLWGEQPGGRLFLAVHGNLSHKEDEVIALFAKEADLAGSRTLSFDLPGHGARKAGGTACKVQDCVRDLRTVLDFALEKSDDLGLFACSMGAYFSLIALEDAPIRQAAFLSPVTDMEALIRGMMQAASVSEARLQAEQEIDTPFGQTLYWDYFCYVREHPVKRWEAPTEILSGSLDSLCPAAVTADFARRFCCGHTVMAGGEHFFHTAGQLEAFRQWLREKVFRGKKEGPM; encoded by the coding sequence ATGAAACGGACACATATCGAGATCGCAGGCATCCCCGCCGTCCTGTGGGGAGAACAACCGGGTGGCAGGCTGTTTTTGGCGGTGCATGGAAACCTCTCCCACAAGGAGGACGAAGTGATCGCCCTGTTTGCCAAAGAAGCTGATTTGGCGGGCAGCCGCACATTGAGTTTTGATCTGCCCGGCCATGGCGCCCGCAAAGCCGGCGGCACGGCCTGCAAGGTACAGGACTGCGTGCGGGATTTGCGGACAGTCCTGGACTTTGCATTGGAAAAATCGGACGATTTGGGCCTGTTCGCCTGTAGCATGGGGGCGTATTTCAGCTTGATCGCCCTCGAGGACGCGCCCATCCGGCAGGCGGCGTTTCTCTCCCCGGTGACCGACATGGAGGCGCTCATCCGCGGGATGATGCAGGCGGCCAGCGTGAGCGAAGCGCGCCTTCAGGCGGAACAGGAGATTGACACGCCGTTTGGACAGACGCTCTACTGGGACTATTTCTGCTACGTCCGGGAGCATCCGGTCAAACGCTGGGAGGCCCCGACCGAGATCCTTTCCGGCAGCCTTGACAGCCTGTGCCCAGCGGCGGTTACGGCCGATTTTGCACGGCGGTTTTGCTGCGGCCATACAGTGATGGCCGGCGGGGAGCACTTTTTCCACACCGCCGGGCAGCTCGAAGCGTTTCGGCAGTGGCTCCGGGAGAAGGTATTCCGCGGCAAAAAAGAGGGCCCGATGTAA
- a CDS encoding V0D/AC39 family V-type ATPase subunit: MPQYANAIMTKCRAIYGNMLSPAQYDELLRKQSVQEIAAFLKEKTSYAPALAGVQESTVHRGQLESLLHKDAFYHYVRLIRYAPKNEGIYNYVVMDIEIELILACLRDIISARPDDEYIASLPTFIQPYISFHVLDLVGVKNVGQVMKIIENTEFGPVFRKCMEAHPQVENQVDYTAYELALRTYYFETLLGQVCRSARGTARKELTELVTIRAELMNINMMYRLKAYFHASPDQVRAMLLPFTCRLSRRTLDELIAARDAQEFLQRLSRTIYGKVITPDTTYIEGATGNIRYRLDLKRLRFSTDPQVVFTALMLLRTMEVENIIRIIEGVRYHLPPEKIEKLLYSA; encoded by the coding sequence ATGCCGCAATATGCAAACGCGATCATGACAAAATGCCGCGCCATTTACGGGAACATGCTTTCCCCGGCGCAGTATGATGAACTGCTGCGCAAGCAGTCGGTGCAGGAGATCGCCGCCTTTTTAAAGGAAAAGACCTCCTATGCCCCGGCGCTCGCGGGCGTGCAGGAATCGACTGTCCACCGCGGGCAGCTGGAAAGCCTGCTGCACAAGGACGCCTTTTACCATTATGTCCGGCTGATCCGGTATGCGCCGAAAAACGAGGGCATCTATAACTATGTTGTAATGGACATCGAGATCGAGCTGATTCTCGCCTGCCTGCGCGACATCATTTCCGCGCGGCCGGACGACGAATATATCGCCAGCCTGCCGACCTTTATTCAGCCGTATATCAGCTTTCATGTCCTCGATCTGGTCGGTGTGAAGAATGTCGGCCAGGTGATGAAGATCATTGAAAACACCGAATTTGGGCCGGTCTTCCGAAAGTGCATGGAAGCGCATCCCCAGGTGGAAAACCAGGTGGATTACACCGCTTATGAGCTGGCGCTGCGCACCTATTACTTTGAAACGCTGCTCGGACAGGTATGCAGATCCGCGCGCGGGACCGCGCGCAAGGAACTCACCGAGCTGGTCACGATCCGGGCGGAACTGATGAATATCAACATGATGTACCGCCTGAAAGCGTATTTTCATGCGTCGCCCGACCAGGTGCGCGCGATGCTGCTTCCGTTTACCTGCCGCCTCAGCCGCAGGACGCTCGACGAACTGATTGCGGCGCGGGATGCGCAGGAGTTTCTGCAGCGGCTCTCGCGGACCATCTACGGGAAGGTGATCACCCCCGATACCACCTATATCGAAGGCGCGACCGGCAACATCCGGTACCGGCTGGATCTCAAACGGCTGCGCTTCTCGACAGACCCGCAGGTGGTCTTTACCGCGCTGATGCTTCTGCGCACAATGGAAGTGGAAAATATCATACGCATTATTGAAGGCGTGCGGTACCATCTGCCTCCGGAAAAAATTGAAAAACTGCTCTATTCCGCATGA
- a CDS encoding V-type ATP synthase subunit I encodes MAIAKLSLVNIIGDMSRLDDVIIRCLDRGDFHPEKSMQSVEGIHGFVPLSDENPYLDPLGRLTNLGVAAGLNPKLMPQDKTRPGESLKRSNQYYIDFYNEFKERFDLLNERRNFLKSEIEQDNSVLVHLKHINELDVDLDDLFSCKYIRPRFGRIPLDSYQKLSLYADKPFIFIPFDVEQDYRWGLYLTLIENAPVVDDIFSSLYFERLRVPDFVHGTPEEAFEQLEHTLKENRLELGRVERKIAELVEEKKDAFYEVYTRLKFLSDSFEMRKYVSVLKRQFLDVFYITGFIEEDRAQAFAKSLQDLSGVSVELKPHDSDKRVTAPTKLKNGWFAKPFEMFVEMYGLPSYDDFDPTPFVAFTYSLLFGIMFGDLGQGLLLVIAGALLWKFKKMNIGRVINRVGIFSCIFGTLYGSVFGFEHLLDPVFRMMGLPGKPIEVMAPDMTNIILLGAVGLGVALIIISILLDVYIGFRRHDFERAFFSANGVAGLVFYGSILVGAVAIFLTGKNLFSMSYVLGLIVLPLVVILFKEPIGKLAYGVPFSEAKPHDGLGAYLTEGVFELFEVVLSFFSNTMSFLRVGGFVLSHAGMMAVVFALSEMVGSTGSPFVVVIGNLFVIGMEGLIVGIQVLRLEFYEMFSRYFDGDGKPFTPITVSPTEET; translated from the coding sequence ATGGCGATAGCCAAATTGTCGCTGGTCAACATCATTGGCGATATGAGCCGCCTGGATGATGTGATCATCCGATGTTTGGACAGGGGCGATTTTCATCCCGAAAAGTCGATGCAGTCGGTTGAGGGAATCCATGGATTTGTGCCGCTTTCCGATGAAAACCCGTATCTCGACCCGCTTGGGAGGCTCACCAACCTGGGGGTCGCGGCGGGGCTCAACCCGAAGCTGATGCCGCAGGACAAAACGCGGCCCGGAGAGTCGCTGAAACGCTCAAACCAGTACTACATCGATTTTTACAACGAGTTTAAAGAGCGGTTTGACCTGCTCAATGAGCGGCGCAACTTCCTCAAAAGCGAGATTGAACAGGACAACAGCGTGCTGGTGCACTTAAAGCACATCAACGAGCTGGACGTCGACCTCGACGACCTGTTTTCCTGCAAATATATCCGGCCGCGGTTCGGCCGCATCCCGCTGGACAGCTATCAGAAGCTGTCCCTTTACGCGGATAAGCCGTTCATCTTCATCCCATTCGACGTGGAGCAGGATTACCGGTGGGGGCTTTACCTCACGCTGATCGAGAACGCTCCGGTGGTGGACGACATCTTCTCCTCGCTTTACTTTGAGCGGCTGCGGGTGCCCGATTTCGTGCACGGTACCCCAGAGGAGGCGTTTGAGCAGCTGGAGCATACCCTCAAGGAGAACCGGCTGGAGCTCGGGCGGGTGGAACGCAAAATTGCCGAACTGGTGGAAGAAAAGAAGGATGCCTTTTACGAGGTCTATACCCGCCTCAAATTCCTTTCCGATTCGTTTGAGATGCGAAAATATGTTTCGGTTCTGAAACGGCAGTTCCTGGATGTATTCTATATCACCGGCTTTATTGAGGAGGACCGCGCACAGGCGTTCGCAAAGAGCTTGCAGGATCTCAGCGGCGTTTCGGTGGAGCTCAAGCCGCACGATTCGGATAAGCGCGTCACCGCGCCGACCAAGCTCAAAAACGGCTGGTTTGCAAAACCGTTTGAGATGTTCGTCGAGATGTACGGCCTGCCGTCCTATGACGACTTTGATCCGACGCCGTTCGTGGCCTTCACCTACAGTCTGCTTTTCGGCATCATGTTCGGCGATTTGGGGCAGGGGCTCCTGCTCGTGATTGCCGGCGCGCTGCTGTGGAAGTTTAAAAAGATGAACATCGGCAGGGTGATCAACCGGGTCGGTATCTTTTCGTGTATCTTCGGGACCCTGTACGGTTCAGTGTTCGGTTTTGAGCACCTGCTTGACCCGGTGTTCCGAATGATGGGGCTGCCCGGCAAGCCGATCGAAGTCATGGCGCCCGATATGACCAATATCATCCTGCTCGGCGCGGTCGGGCTGGGCGTGGCGCTCATTATCATTTCGATCCTGCTGGACGTCTATATCGGATTTCGGCGGCACGACTTTGAACGCGCATTCTTTTCCGCGAACGGCGTGGCGGGGCTTGTCTTCTACGGCTCCATCCTGGTCGGCGCGGTGGCAATTTTTCTCACCGGCAAAAACCTGTTCAGCATGAGCTATGTCCTGGGGCTGATCGTGCTGCCGCTTGTGGTCATCCTGTTCAAGGAGCCGATCGGCAAGCTTGCGTACGGCGTCCCGTTTTCCGAAGCAAAACCCCACGACGGCCTGGGCGCCTATTTGACCGAAGGCGTTTTCGAGCTGTTCGAGGTGGTGCTGAGCTTCTTTTCCAACACGATGTCCTTTTTGCGTGTCGGCGGCTTTGTATTGAGCCATGCCGGCATGATGGCGGTGGTGTTCGCGCTGTCCGAAATGGTCGGCTCGACCGGCAGCCCGTTTGTGGTGGTGATCGGCAACCTGTTTGTCATCGGCATGGAAGGGCTCATCGTGGGAATCCAGGTACTGCGCCTGGAATTTTATGAAATGTTCAGCCGTTATTTCGACGGCGACGGCAAACCTTTTACACCGATTACCGTTTCCCCCACAGAAGAAACCTGA
- a CDS encoding V-type ATP synthase subunit A — protein MNENVVYSINGPVVTVKNAVDFQMMEMVYVGHKRLIGEVINISSEVTTIQVYEVTTGLKPGEPVQGTGGPLCATLGPGILSNIFDGIERPLGEIAKQSGPFIPEGADIPSLDTEKKWPVQIRVKAGDMLAPGDVYAVTQETAIIENRAMCPPDLSGEVVSVRPDGDYRVFDTLITVRDQKGRTHDLALAQKWPIRVSRPVSERLPIDRPLITGQRVIDTLFPIAKGGTAAVPGGFGTGKTMTQHQLAKWSDADIIVYIGCGERGNEMTQVLKEFGDLIDPKSQKPLTARTVLIANTSNMPVAAREASIYTGITLAEYYRDMGYHVAVMADSTSRWAEALREISGRLEEMPAEEGFPAYLPSRISQFYERAGYMKNLNGTEGSVSIIGAVSPQGADFSEPVTQNTKRFVRCFWALDKNLAYARHYPAINWNTSYSEYLDDLADWYEKNISPDFLERRQEISTLLLEENKLMEIVKLIGSDVLPDDQKLVLEIAKVVRVGILQQNAYHRDDTYVPLPKQLKMMQVVLYFYRKCQEVVARGVPISEIVDTGLFEKITKIKYDIPNDQLALFDDYYKEIDDKLGKLDRAF, from the coding sequence TTGAATGAAAATGTAGTTTACTCAATCAACGGCCCGGTTGTCACCGTAAAAAACGCTGTTGATTTTCAAATGATGGAGATGGTCTACGTCGGGCACAAACGCCTGATCGGAGAGGTCATCAACATCTCTTCCGAGGTGACCACTATCCAAGTCTATGAGGTCACCACCGGGCTAAAGCCCGGCGAACCGGTGCAGGGCACCGGCGGGCCGCTCTGCGCGACCTTGGGCCCGGGCATCCTCTCGAACATCTTTGACGGCATCGAGCGGCCGCTCGGCGAGATTGCAAAACAGTCCGGCCCGTTCATCCCGGAGGGCGCGGACATCCCGTCGCTCGACACCGAAAAGAAGTGGCCTGTCCAGATTCGCGTGAAGGCGGGCGATATGCTCGCGCCTGGGGACGTTTACGCCGTCACCCAGGAGACCGCCATCATCGAAAACCGGGCCATGTGCCCGCCGGATCTTTCCGGAGAGGTGGTTTCGGTCCGGCCGGACGGGGATTACCGGGTCTTTGACACGCTCATTACCGTCCGCGACCAGAAGGGCAGAACCCACGATCTCGCATTGGCGCAGAAGTGGCCCATCCGCGTTTCGCGGCCGGTCTCAGAGCGCCTGCCGATCGACCGCCCGCTCATCACCGGACAGCGGGTTATCGACACCCTCTTCCCCATTGCCAAGGGCGGCACCGCCGCCGTGCCGGGGGGCTTTGGCACCGGAAAGACGATGACCCAGCATCAGCTTGCCAAATGGTCGGACGCGGACATCATCGTCTACATCGGCTGCGGCGAACGCGGCAACGAGATGACCCAGGTGCTCAAGGAGTTCGGCGACCTGATCGACCCCAAGTCCCAAAAGCCTCTGACCGCGCGCACCGTGCTGATCGCAAACACCTCCAACATGCCGGTCGCGGCGCGCGAGGCGTCGATCTACACCGGCATCACGCTGGCGGAATATTACCGCGACATGGGCTACCACGTCGCCGTCATGGCTGATTCGACCTCCCGTTGGGCCGAGGCGCTCAGGGAGATCTCCGGCCGCCTGGAGGAGATGCCCGCCGAGGAGGGCTTCCCCGCCTATCTGCCGAGCCGGATCTCCCAATTCTATGAGCGCGCCGGCTATATGAAGAATTTAAACGGCACGGAAGGTTCGGTCTCGATCATCGGCGCGGTCTCGCCGCAGGGCGCGGACTTCTCCGAACCGGTCACCCAGAACACCAAGCGGTTTGTGCGCTGCTTCTGGGCGCTCGACAAGAACCTGGCCTATGCCCGCCACTATCCGGCGATCAACTGGAACACCAGTTACAGCGAATATCTAGACGATCTGGCGGACTGGTACGAAAAGAACATCTCCCCTGACTTTCTCGAACGGCGGCAGGAGATTTCCACCCTGCTGCTCGAGGAAAACAAGCTGATGGAGATCGTAAAGCTGATCGGCTCCGACGTGCTGCCGGACGACCAGAAGCTGGTGCTCGAAATCGCGAAGGTGGTGCGCGTCGGCATTTTGCAGCAGAACGCCTACCACCGCGACGACACCTACGTCCCCCTCCCAAAACAGCTCAAGATGATGCAGGTGGTGCTCTATTTCTACCGAAAATGCCAGGAAGTCGTGGCGCGCGGCGTGCCGATTTCCGAAATTGTCGATACCGGCCTTTTTGAAAAGATCACCAAGATCAAATATGATATCCCGAACGATCAGCTCGCGCTGTTTGACGACTATTATAAAGAAATCGACGACAAGCTGGGCAAGCTTGATCGTGCGTTTTAA
- a CDS encoding V-type ATP synthase subunit F produces the protein MKFYTLSDNADTMVGMRLAGIEGEVIHSHEEVLQSLRRVMADPEIGVVLMTEKLINACPQAIYRYKLTQKRPLIVEVPDRHGSGDVSKMIEGYVSEAIGVKL, from the coding sequence ATGAAATTTTATACGCTCAGCGACAATGCCGATACGATGGTTGGCATGCGCCTTGCAGGCATCGAAGGCGAGGTTATCCACTCGCATGAAGAAGTCCTGCAGTCACTCCGGCGGGTGATGGCGGACCCGGAAATCGGCGTCGTGCTGATGACCGAAAAGCTCATCAATGCCTGCCCGCAGGCCATCTACCGATACAAGCTGACCCAAAAACGTCCGCTCATCGTGGAGGTCCCGGACCGGCACGGTTCGGGGGACGTCTCGAAGATGATCGAAGGATATGTCAGCGAGGCCATCGGCGTGAAGTTATAG
- a CDS encoding ATP synthase subunit C, which yields MMLFLIPTAAVLLAAILLVPVLKSGSTPKSRRRVIANAGVFLTAAVLLVTLSVGVSAAADPATATVAAAAAADNNAGLGYLAAALATGLSCLGAGIAIGSTAPAAIGAFSEDPKAFGKTLIFVVLGEGVALYGLLISILLINKL from the coding sequence ATGATGTTATTTTTGATTCCAACCGCCGCAGTGCTCCTCGCGGCGATCCTGCTTGTCCCTGTCCTGAAATCCGGTTCCACCCCGAAATCCAGGCGTCGCGTCATCGCCAACGCGGGCGTGTTCCTCACAGCTGCGGTGCTGCTTGTGACCCTGTCGGTCGGGGTTTCGGCTGCGGCTGATCCGGCGACCGCGACCGTTGCCGCTGCCGCCGCGGCGGACAATAACGCGGGGTTGGGCTATCTGGCCGCCGCGCTTGCAACCGGGCTTAGCTGCCTGGGCGCCGGCATCGCAATCGGCTCCACCGCCCCCGCCGCGATCGGCGCGTTCTCCGAGGACCCGAAAGCCTTCGGTAAGACGCTGATCTTCGTGGTTCTGGGCGAAGGCGTCGCGCTTTACGGCCTGCTGATTTCAATTCTGCTGATCAACAAGCTTTGA